In one window of Frigoriglobus tundricola DNA:
- a CDS encoding sigma-54-dependent transcriptional regulator, producing MSAPVEPLNVLVIDDEKNLAEAYAESLERRGHACAVATSGKAGVAKLEQEPFDVVLTDLKMADLHGLEVVERCRHLRPDAEVFVITGLSDVKTAVEAMKRGASHYLQKPLDLAELRAVVDKSAERVRTVRDLRRQIDEKFGFEGVVGNSPKMLRVLQLLKAYAPSAASVLVLGENGTGKELAARALHYNSPRKAKPFAAMNCAALNENLLDDEMFGHEDGSFTGSKGARKGRFEYAHGGTLFLDEVGDMPLSLQAKLLRALENGEVVRIGANEPVKVDVRIIAATNKDLQKEVEAGRFRQDLYFRLKVGTVKLPPLREHREDVPQLVTHFLKDFAKRYAKPVPKVAPAVWKALESHEWPGNVRELRNLLDSMMVLDHDGELGPDDFPEEAGVKPPGAAAGTGASGPDHLIGRPLEEVERYYMEKALELTAGNREEAAKMLAISERTMYRKLQEWKKEAEKKPEE from the coding sequence ATGTCTGCGCCGGTCGAACCGCTCAACGTGCTCGTGATCGACGACGAGAAGAACCTGGCCGAGGCCTACGCCGAGAGCCTGGAGCGGCGCGGGCACGCCTGCGCCGTCGCGACGAGCGGCAAGGCCGGCGTCGCGAAGCTGGAGCAGGAACCGTTCGACGTGGTGCTGACCGACCTGAAAATGGCCGACCTGCACGGCCTCGAAGTGGTCGAGCGGTGCCGCCACCTGCGCCCGGACGCGGAAGTGTTCGTCATCACCGGCCTCTCCGATGTGAAGACGGCCGTGGAGGCGATGAAGCGCGGGGCGTCGCACTACCTCCAGAAGCCGCTCGACCTCGCCGAACTGCGCGCCGTGGTGGACAAGTCCGCCGAGCGGGTCCGCACGGTCCGCGACCTGCGCCGCCAGATCGACGAGAAGTTCGGGTTCGAGGGCGTGGTCGGCAACAGCCCGAAGATGCTCCGCGTGCTCCAGTTGCTCAAGGCGTACGCGCCGAGCGCGGCGTCGGTGCTGGTGCTGGGCGAGAACGGCACCGGCAAGGAGCTGGCCGCCCGCGCGCTGCACTACAACAGCCCGCGGAAGGCCAAACCGTTCGCGGCGATGAACTGTGCCGCGCTCAACGAGAACCTGCTCGACGACGAGATGTTCGGCCACGAGGACGGGTCGTTCACCGGGTCGAAGGGCGCCCGCAAGGGCCGCTTCGAGTACGCCCACGGCGGCACCCTGTTCCTCGACGAGGTCGGCGACATGCCGCTGTCGCTCCAGGCGAAACTGCTCCGCGCGCTGGAGAACGGCGAGGTGGTCCGGATCGGCGCGAACGAGCCGGTGAAGGTGGACGTGCGGATCATCGCGGCCACCAACAAGGACCTCCAGAAAGAGGTCGAGGCGGGCCGCTTCCGGCAGGACCTGTACTTCCGCCTCAAAGTGGGCACGGTGAAGCTGCCGCCGCTCCGCGAGCACCGGGAGGACGTGCCACAACTGGTCACCCACTTCCTCAAGGACTTCGCCAAACGGTACGCCAAGCCGGTGCCGAAGGTCGCGCCGGCGGTCTGGAAGGCGCTGGAGTCGCACGAGTGGCCGGGCAACGTCCGCGAGCTGCGCAACCTGCTCGACAGCATGATGGTGCTGGACCACGACGGCGAGTTGGGGCCGGACGACTTCCCCGAGGAGGCCGGCGTGAAGCCGCCCGGCGCCGCGGCCGGCACCGGGGCGAGCGGGCCGGACCACCTCATCGGCCGCCCGCTGGAGGAGGTCGAACGGTACTACATGGAGAAAGCGCTGGAACTGACCGCCGGCAACCGCGAGGAGGCGGCGAAGATGCTCGCCATCAGCGAGCGCACGATGTACCGCAAGTTGCAGGAGTGGAAGAAAGAGGCCGAAAAGAAGCCCGAGGAGTGA
- a CDS encoding gamma carbonic anhydrase family protein, producing MLFLAHTAVVTGNVTIATGVNIWYGCVVRGDVAPVYLGTNVNLQDGVIVHCDYGFPQVIEPGVVVGHAAVLHGVRVGADTLVGIGAKLLTGTDVGPECVIAAGAVLPPGLVVPPRSVVMGVPGRVVRAATAEEVARTRTLSARYQEMARRYAAGEFPPLTLPGGSR from the coding sequence ATGCTCTTCCTCGCACACACGGCCGTCGTGACCGGTAACGTGACCATCGCGACCGGCGTCAACATCTGGTACGGGTGCGTCGTCCGCGGCGACGTCGCGCCCGTGTACCTCGGCACGAACGTGAACCTTCAGGACGGCGTCATCGTTCACTGTGATTACGGCTTCCCGCAGGTGATCGAGCCCGGCGTGGTGGTCGGCCACGCGGCCGTGCTGCACGGCGTCCGGGTCGGGGCCGACACGCTCGTCGGCATCGGGGCGAAGCTGCTGACGGGAACGGACGTCGGCCCCGAGTGCGTGATCGCCGCCGGCGCGGTCCTGCCGCCGGGACTGGTGGTGCCGCCGCGGTCGGTGGTGATGGGCGTGCCCGGCCGCGTGGTCCGCGCCGCAACCGCCGAGGAGGTCGCCCGCACCCGGACGCTGAGCGCGCGGTACCAGGAGATGGCCCGGCGGTACGCGGCCGGCGAGTTCCCGCCGCTCACACTTCCGGGCGGTTCGCGTTAG
- a CDS encoding tetratricopeptide repeat protein, which produces MPSELQNLVRRGHVYARRGEYAHAIAAFGGAIDLDPADAELYFHRGNALAAAGQHSDAVADFTQAVEIRPDYAEAYHNRATAHVESGELDAALTDYTRAIDLTPDDPDPVNGRAAVYSRLKNFDAAFADYETALKLAPDTFRTYFNRGNAYSALGRHEDAVADYTQAVRVNPRHARAYLYRALSLDALDRTAEAVADLSTALRLGPTNPEAFWQRARVWSKRDEHEKAVSDFTWLLKLDPKHADAFNLRGVEYAELKDHVRAVADFTKAIALDPDDAAPRFNRGLSHARTKNLPAAVEDFTEVIRLVSDDPAAFVQRGYAFYEQHELERALADFTQAIALNPEGGRAYFGRSLAHRRKGDLSAAAADATAVIERNPKSDAAFNLRASIRYQLGDFAAALADHLAAVEIDPDDPATLNHVAWVRATCPRDDLRDGSAALRDALRACELTNNEAPGYVDTLAAAYAELGRFEDAVKWQQTAVELAPEGSKADYETRLTLYRDGKPYRDVIDVPAPEPKTDAPE; this is translated from the coding sequence ATGCCGTCCGAGCTACAGAACCTCGTCCGCCGCGGGCACGTGTACGCCCGGCGCGGCGAATACGCCCACGCCATCGCCGCGTTCGGCGGGGCCATCGACCTCGACCCCGCCGACGCCGAACTGTACTTCCACCGCGGTAACGCGCTGGCCGCCGCCGGCCAGCACTCCGACGCCGTCGCCGACTTCACCCAGGCGGTCGAGATCCGCCCGGACTACGCGGAGGCGTACCACAACCGCGCCACCGCCCACGTCGAGAGCGGCGAACTCGACGCGGCCCTCACCGACTACACGCGGGCCATCGACCTGACCCCGGACGACCCGGACCCGGTGAACGGCCGGGCCGCCGTCTACAGCCGGCTGAAGAACTTCGACGCCGCGTTCGCCGACTACGAGACGGCCCTGAAGCTCGCGCCGGACACGTTCCGCACGTACTTCAACCGCGGCAACGCCTACTCCGCCCTCGGCCGGCACGAGGACGCGGTGGCCGATTACACGCAGGCGGTCCGCGTCAACCCGCGGCACGCGCGGGCGTACCTGTACCGCGCGCTGTCGCTCGACGCCTTGGACCGGACGGCGGAGGCGGTCGCGGACCTGAGCACCGCCCTGCGGCTCGGCCCGACCAATCCGGAGGCGTTCTGGCAGCGCGCGCGGGTGTGGTCGAAGCGGGACGAGCACGAAAAAGCCGTGTCCGACTTCACCTGGCTGCTGAAACTCGACCCGAAGCACGCCGACGCGTTCAACCTGCGCGGGGTGGAGTACGCGGAACTGAAGGACCACGTGCGGGCCGTGGCGGACTTCACGAAGGCGATCGCACTCGACCCCGACGACGCCGCGCCGCGGTTCAACCGCGGGCTGTCGCACGCCCGCACCAAGAACCTGCCGGCCGCGGTCGAGGACTTCACCGAGGTGATCCGGCTCGTGTCGGACGACCCCGCGGCGTTCGTGCAGCGCGGCTACGCGTTCTACGAACAGCACGAGCTCGAGCGGGCGCTGGCCGATTTTACTCAGGCGATCGCCCTGAACCCCGAGGGCGGGCGGGCGTACTTCGGGCGGTCCCTGGCGCACCGCCGCAAGGGCGACCTGTCCGCCGCCGCGGCCGACGCGACCGCCGTGATCGAACGCAACCCGAAGTCGGACGCCGCGTTCAACCTGCGGGCGTCGATCCGCTATCAGCTCGGCGACTTCGCCGCCGCGCTGGCCGATCACCTGGCGGCGGTCGAGATCGACCCGGACGACCCGGCCACGCTCAACCACGTCGCGTGGGTGCGGGCGACGTGCCCGCGGGACGACTTGCGGGACGGCTCCGCCGCGTTACGGGACGCGCTGCGGGCCTGCGAGCTGACGAACAACGAGGCGCCCGGCTACGTGGACACGCTGGCGGCGGCCTACGCCGAACTGGGCCGGTTCGAGGACGCCGTGAAGTGGCAGCAGACGGCGGTGGAACTGGCACCGGAGGGCAGCAAAGCGGATTACGAAACGCGGCTCACGCTCTACCGCGACGGCAAGCCGTACCGCGATGTGATCGACGTGCCCGCGCCCGAACCGAAGACCGACGCACCCGAATAA
- a CDS encoding type II toxin-antitoxin system RelE/ParE family toxin — protein sequence MSRALASHPGVADEVGDAYRWYENRQTGLGDDFLAALETGYAALRATPEQHQIIEHDIRHSRLRRFPYAVYYRVLTDRVEVIAVHPGSRDPDAWRSRI from the coding sequence ATGAGTCGGGCGCTGGCCTCCCACCCCGGCGTGGCGGACGAGGTGGGCGACGCGTACCGTTGGTACGAGAACCGTCAGACGGGTCTGGGCGACGATTTCCTCGCCGCGCTCGAAACGGGGTACGCGGCGCTCCGGGCGACACCCGAGCAGCACCAGATTATCGAGCACGACATCCGCCACTCGCGCCTCCGCCGGTTCCCCTATGCCGTGTATTACCGCGTCCTGACGGATCGCGTGGAAGTGATCGCGGTCCACCCCGGGAGCCGCGACCCGGACGCATGGCGCTCCCGAATCTGA
- a CDS encoding Hsp70 family protein, with product MSLIGIDLGTTFCAVAALDERGRPFTVPNRDGDVLTPSAVYLAPDGSAVVGQSALDMALEQPDRVATLIKRRMGLPDYGRPVAGREYRPEALSAVILKKLAQDAEAQLGPVTGCVVTVPAYFDDTRRKATMDAGRIAGLNVIDIIDEPSAAALAYAVQQTKGEPPPPQTVLVYDLGGGTFDVTLVKLGRKRFQVLAIEGDVRLGGRDWDERLVNWAADKFVQQFGDDPRADPQSLAHLYATAERAKRALSKMEHASLTVSHGGHKVTLPLPRPEFEAITRDLLVRTRLTTQQVVRQAKVTWDAVDRVLMVGGSTHMPACGRMLTELTGRAPDHSLAVSEVVARGAAVHAGIRADTAAPAGQAPVAPDLADVVEISVNAHSLGVEVRSGAERVNDKLIPKNTQLPAAVVRVYSTAADNQTRVRVRILQGEAHQAEACIPVGECWIDGLPPNLPKGSPVRVKCGVAANGRIEVTATDQTSGRAASASIHRPGGLSDDELARAAEWVRGLKIQ from the coding sequence ATGTCGCTGATCGGCATCGACCTCGGCACCACGTTCTGCGCCGTCGCGGCGCTCGACGAGCGCGGGCGCCCCTTCACCGTACCCAACCGTGACGGCGACGTGCTCACGCCGTCGGCCGTGTACCTGGCGCCGGACGGCTCGGCGGTGGTCGGCCAGTCGGCGCTGGACATGGCGCTCGAGCAGCCCGACCGCGTCGCCACGCTCATCAAGCGCCGCATGGGGCTGCCGGACTACGGCCGCCCGGTCGCGGGCCGCGAGTACCGCCCGGAGGCGCTGTCGGCCGTCATATTGAAGAAGCTCGCCCAGGACGCCGAGGCCCAGCTCGGCCCGGTCACGGGGTGCGTCGTCACCGTCCCGGCGTACTTCGACGACACCCGCCGCAAGGCGACGATGGACGCCGGCCGGATCGCCGGGCTGAACGTCATCGACATCATCGACGAGCCGTCCGCGGCGGCGCTCGCCTACGCGGTGCAACAGACGAAGGGCGAACCGCCGCCGCCGCAAACCGTTCTGGTGTACGACCTCGGCGGCGGCACGTTCGACGTGACGCTGGTGAAGCTCGGCCGCAAGCGGTTCCAGGTGCTCGCGATCGAGGGCGACGTGCGGCTCGGGGGCCGCGACTGGGACGAGCGGCTCGTGAACTGGGCCGCCGACAAGTTCGTCCAGCAGTTCGGGGACGACCCGCGGGCCGACCCGCAGTCGCTCGCGCACCTGTACGCGACCGCCGAGCGGGCGAAACGGGCGCTGAGCAAGATGGAACACGCGAGCCTGACCGTCTCGCACGGCGGGCACAAGGTCACACTTCCGCTGCCGCGCCCGGAGTTCGAGGCGATCACCCGCGACCTGCTCGTGCGCACGCGGCTGACCACACAGCAGGTGGTGCGGCAGGCGAAAGTGACGTGGGACGCGGTGGACCGGGTGCTGATGGTCGGCGGCAGCACGCACATGCCCGCGTGCGGGCGGATGCTGACGGAACTCACGGGCCGGGCGCCGGACCACAGCCTCGCGGTGAGCGAGGTGGTCGCCCGCGGCGCGGCCGTTCACGCGGGGATTCGTGCGGACACAGCGGCGCCCGCGGGGCAGGCCCCGGTCGCGCCCGATCTGGCGGACGTGGTCGAGATCAGCGTGAACGCGCACAGCCTGGGCGTGGAGGTGCGCTCCGGCGCGGAGCGGGTGAACGACAAGTTGATCCCGAAGAACACGCAACTGCCGGCGGCGGTGGTGCGCGTGTACTCCACCGCCGCCGACAACCAGACCCGCGTGCGGGTGCGCATCCTGCAGGGCGAAGCGCACCAGGCGGAGGCGTGCATCCCGGTGGGCGAGTGCTGGATCGACGGCCTCCCGCCGAACCTGCCGAAGGGGTCGCCGGTGCGCGTGAAGTGCGGCGTGGCGGCGAACGGGCGGATCGAGGTGACCGCGACCGACCAGACGAGCGGCCGGGCGGCCAGCGCCTCCATCCACCGGCCCGGCGGCCTGTCCGACGACGAGCTGGCCCGCGCCGCGGAGTGGGTGCGCGGGCTGAAGATACAATGA
- the hemA gene encoding glutamyl-tRNA reductase yields the protein MNLRAIGCNVSSAAVGLRERLAFDETKTGRALAELNARFAAEAVILGTCNRVEIYLSRTETVAPLHIPLMAEFLSEVHGVPATDIVPHLYEHADAGAAKHLFRVAAGLDSVVVGEGQIAGQVKEAYEAAQKLASTGPLLNALFPAALRVSKRVRSETGIAQGHVSVSSAAVDFVRQVFDTFTDKTVLVIGAGKMGRLTLNHLAELNPAAVLVTNRNPERAAASAAECGGHVVPWDQLDDALVRADIVLSTTGARDFIVHRRRFDEKVRPRRAGRVLVVFDMAVPRDFDPRIHDGDTVSVFNVDDLARVADQRMAERRRYLPAAEAIVEAEVAKFVSEWNKRANGPVIGQLTAEVDKLRDGITGPLLAKMNGKLTDAEKAYIEQAFRLFQNKLLHGPIAALHEASREGHSGGLREALMKLFGLKG from the coding sequence GTGAACCTCCGCGCGATCGGCTGTAACGTGTCGTCCGCCGCCGTCGGCCTGCGCGAGCGGCTCGCGTTCGACGAAACCAAAACGGGCCGCGCGCTCGCCGAGCTGAACGCCCGGTTCGCGGCGGAAGCGGTCATCCTCGGGACGTGCAACCGCGTCGAGATCTACCTCTCGCGCACGGAGACGGTCGCCCCGCTCCACATCCCGCTGATGGCCGAGTTCCTCTCGGAAGTCCACGGCGTGCCCGCGACCGACATCGTCCCGCACCTGTACGAGCACGCCGACGCCGGCGCCGCCAAGCACCTGTTCCGCGTCGCGGCCGGGCTGGACAGCGTCGTCGTGGGCGAGGGGCAGATCGCCGGCCAGGTGAAGGAGGCGTACGAGGCCGCGCAGAAGCTCGCCTCGACCGGCCCGCTCCTGAACGCGCTGTTCCCCGCCGCGCTCCGCGTGTCGAAGCGGGTGCGGAGCGAGACCGGGATCGCGCAGGGGCACGTGTCGGTGTCGAGCGCGGCCGTGGACTTCGTGCGGCAGGTGTTCGACACGTTCACCGACAAGACGGTGCTGGTGATCGGCGCCGGGAAGATGGGCCGGCTGACGCTGAACCACCTCGCGGAGCTGAACCCGGCCGCGGTGCTGGTCACGAACCGCAACCCGGAGCGGGCCGCCGCGAGCGCGGCGGAGTGCGGCGGACACGTGGTGCCGTGGGACCAGCTCGACGACGCGCTCGTGCGGGCCGACATCGTGCTGAGTACGACCGGCGCCCGCGACTTCATCGTCCACCGGCGGCGGTTCGACGAGAAGGTGCGGCCGCGCCGCGCCGGCCGGGTGCTGGTCGTGTTCGACATGGCCGTGCCGCGCGACTTCGACCCGCGCATCCACGACGGCGACACCGTGAGCGTGTTCAACGTGGACGACCTCGCGCGGGTGGCCGATCAGCGGATGGCCGAGCGCCGCCGGTACCTCCCGGCGGCCGAGGCGATCGTCGAGGCGGAAGTGGCGAAGTTCGTTTCCGAGTGGAACAAGCGGGCGAACGGCCCGGTGATCGGCCAGCTCACGGCGGAGGTGGACAAGCTCCGCGACGGGATCACCGGTCCGCTCCTGGCGAAGATGAACGGCAAGCTGACGGACGCGGAGAAAGCCTACATCGAGCAGGCGTTCCGCCTGTTCCAGAACAAGTTGCTGCACGGCCCGATCGCGGCGCTGCACGAGGCCAGCCGCGAGGGGCACAGCGGCGGCCTCCGCGAAGCGCTGATGAAGCTGTTCGGGCTGAAGGGATAG
- a CDS encoding addiction module protein, protein MSVEAALATLAALPVADRIRAAQVLWDSIPEGDAPDRLTDEQRRLFARRTAELDATPGIALTWEQIKARVKGPQ, encoded by the coding sequence ATGAGTGTGGAAGCCGCCCTCGCGACCCTCGCGGCATTGCCGGTCGCCGACCGCATTCGTGCGGCTCAGGTTCTATGGGACAGTATCCCGGAGGGCGACGCGCCCGATCGTTTGACGGACGAGCAGCGCCGGCTGTTCGCCCGCCGCACCGCCGAACTCGACGCGACCCCCGGTATCGCTCTGACATGGGAGCAAATTAAGGCGCGCGTGAAGGGGCCGCAATGA
- a CDS encoding 3-keto-disaccharide hydrolase, giving the protein MRRTLPLLVLVIAAPAFGSDPEPVPLFDGKTLAGWEGDTEKTWKVEDGAIVGGSLGAVVPRNEFLCTTKTYENFELKVTFKLIGEKAKANAGIQFRTKRIPKHHEVSGYQADVGQDYWGALYDESRRNKVLAKPAKDVIEKLVKHEDWNEYVIRCEGPRIKLWLNGTLTVDYTEGDEKIERRGIIGLQIHGGAKAKVFYKTITIEELPAKK; this is encoded by the coding sequence ATGCGCCGCACTCTCCCACTGCTCGTACTGGTCATCGCCGCGCCCGCGTTCGGTTCAGACCCGGAGCCCGTTCCGCTCTTCGACGGTAAGACGCTGGCGGGCTGGGAAGGGGACACGGAGAAAACGTGGAAGGTCGAAGACGGGGCCATCGTCGGTGGATCGCTCGGTGCCGTCGTTCCCCGGAACGAGTTCCTCTGCACCACGAAGACCTACGAGAACTTCGAGTTGAAGGTCACGTTCAAGCTCATCGGCGAGAAGGCCAAGGCCAACGCCGGTATTCAGTTCCGCACCAAACGCATACCGAAGCACCACGAGGTGAGCGGTTATCAGGCCGATGTCGGGCAGGACTATTGGGGTGCGCTCTACGACGAATCCCGCCGCAATAAGGTGCTGGCGAAGCCCGCGAAAGACGTGATCGAGAAACTGGTGAAGCACGAGGACTGGAACGAGTACGTCATTCGCTGCGAAGGCCCGCGGATCAAGTTGTGGCTCAACGGCACGCTCACCGTCGATTACACCGAGGGCGACGAGAAGATCGAGCGCCGTGGCATCATCGGGCTCCAGATCCACGGCGGCGCGAAGGCGAAGGTCTTCTACAAGACCATCACGATTGAGGAGTTGCCCGCGAAAAAGTGA
- the ccsA gene encoding cytochrome c biogenesis protein CcsA, whose product MTVSPLQGITHACFGLSYLCAFLLEFARLLWPAAGWRVAGLAFGVAGVFAQSAYLLVNQPTPAAPYGSLLWLAWVLALFYLYGTVHHAKQAWAVFVLPVVIGLVGLSLVLVTAAPGHTDFGVPGWAAGERFWGGVHGLLILLASVGVCVSFLASVMYLIQARRLRQKIAPGTVVPMLSLERLETMNRRALNGAFPMLTVGLLVGTMLLEHGHAFGENVLSLKVLSTTGLWLVFLLLLYLRYGAHVPPRRLALFSIGAFVLLIVALAAAHPFSVVGGGQ is encoded by the coding sequence ATGACCGTTTCCCCGTTGCAAGGCATCACCCACGCCTGTTTCGGCCTCAGCTACCTGTGCGCCTTCCTCCTCGAATTCGCCCGCCTCCTGTGGCCGGCGGCCGGGTGGCGGGTGGCGGGGCTGGCGTTCGGCGTGGCCGGCGTGTTCGCACAATCGGCGTATCTGCTCGTCAATCAGCCCACGCCCGCCGCGCCCTACGGGTCGCTGCTGTGGCTGGCGTGGGTGCTCGCGCTCTTTTACCTGTACGGCACCGTCCACCACGCCAAGCAGGCGTGGGCCGTGTTCGTGCTGCCGGTCGTGATCGGCCTCGTCGGGCTGTCGCTCGTGCTCGTCACCGCGGCGCCGGGGCACACCGATTTCGGCGTGCCGGGCTGGGCCGCGGGCGAGCGGTTCTGGGGCGGGGTCCACGGCCTCTTGATCCTGCTCGCGTCGGTCGGCGTGTGCGTGAGCTTCCTCGCGAGCGTGATGTACCTGATCCAGGCGCGCCGGCTGCGCCAGAAGATCGCGCCCGGCACCGTGGTCCCGATGCTCAGCCTCGAACGGCTCGAAACCATGAACCGGCGGGCGCTCAACGGCGCGTTCCCCATGCTCACCGTCGGCCTGCTCGTCGGCACCATGCTCCTCGAACACGGCCACGCCTTTGGTGAAAACGTGCTGTCGCTCAAGGTGCTCTCGACCACCGGACTGTGGCTCGTCTTCCTCCTGCTGCTGTACCTCCGGTACGGGGCCCACGTCCCGCCCCGGCGGCTGGCGCTGTTTTCGATCGGGGCGTTCGTGCTCCTGATCGTCGCCCTCGCCGCGGCGCACCCGTTCTCGGTGGTGGGGGGCGGCCAGTGA
- a CDS encoding amidase encodes MSFPSRRELFAAATAVGVGTATFHRAVAATAAAAQPKGGVTAEMVQGAEWVAGVTLTDDERKSVAAALTRTLQQVAALNKLDLGNAVPPAVHFEPAPGEAPSGGRGKVAAAPIKGAKKPASDDDLAFSSLHQLAELVRTRQVSSSELTKLYLARLKKYDPALLCVVSLTEELALKQAEAADKDIAAGQYRGPLHGIPWAAKDLISYPGYKTTWGAGHFKEQTLDGKATVAARLDAAGAVLACKTTLGALAMGDVWFGGMTRNPWNVKQGSSGSSAGTASSVAAGLVAFGLGSETLGSIVSPSTRCGVTGLRPTFGRVSRHGCMALCWSLDKIGPMCRSAADCALVFGAIHGADGRDATARDRPFNWPADVKLKDLTVGYVEGRGPSEEDRKVLTDLGVKLVPIELPQASANRIVSMILDVEAAAAFDDITRADVKEGLGFWPATFRRGRFVSAVDYLKAQRARTLLMREMAKATEKVDLYVGGNDLAITNLTGHPTVCLPNGFNKTGAPTSLTFTGHLFGESTLLAVAKAYQDATGHHLKRPPQETWVVEKKADKKE; translated from the coding sequence ATGTCGTTCCCGTCCCGCCGCGAACTGTTCGCCGCGGCCACCGCCGTCGGCGTCGGCACCGCAACCTTCCACCGCGCCGTCGCCGCGACCGCCGCCGCCGCCCAGCCCAAGGGCGGAGTCACAGCCGAGATGGTCCAAGGCGCGGAATGGGTGGCGGGCGTAACGCTCACCGACGACGAGCGGAAATCGGTCGCGGCCGCCCTGACGCGCACGCTCCAGCAGGTCGCGGCGCTGAACAAACTCGATCTCGGCAACGCCGTCCCGCCCGCGGTCCACTTCGAACCGGCGCCCGGCGAAGCGCCCTCCGGCGGGCGCGGGAAGGTCGCGGCGGCCCCGATCAAGGGCGCCAAGAAACCCGCGTCCGACGACGATCTCGCGTTCAGTTCGCTGCACCAGCTCGCGGAACTGGTGCGCACCCGGCAGGTTTCGTCTTCCGAACTCACGAAGCTCTACCTCGCCCGCCTGAAGAAGTATGACCCGGCCCTCTTGTGCGTGGTGTCGCTCACGGAAGAACTGGCGCTCAAGCAGGCCGAAGCGGCGGACAAGGACATCGCCGCCGGGCAGTACCGCGGCCCCCTGCACGGCATCCCGTGGGCCGCGAAAGACCTGATCTCGTACCCGGGCTACAAGACCACCTGGGGCGCGGGGCACTTCAAGGAGCAGACGCTCGACGGGAAGGCGACCGTGGCCGCCCGGCTGGACGCCGCCGGCGCGGTGCTGGCGTGCAAGACGACCCTCGGCGCGCTCGCGATGGGCGACGTGTGGTTCGGCGGGATGACCCGGAACCCGTGGAACGTCAAGCAGGGGAGCAGCGGGTCGTCGGCCGGCACCGCGTCGAGCGTGGCCGCGGGGCTGGTCGCGTTCGGCCTCGGGAGCGAAACGCTGGGGAGCATCGTGTCGCCGTCCACGCGGTGCGGCGTGACGGGGCTGCGGCCGACGTTCGGGCGCGTGAGCCGGCACGGGTGCATGGCGCTGTGCTGGTCGCTCGACAAGATCGGCCCCATGTGCCGCAGCGCCGCGGACTGCGCGCTGGTGTTCGGGGCGATCCACGGCGCCGACGGCCGGGACGCGACCGCCCGGGACCGGCCGTTCAACTGGCCCGCGGACGTGAAGCTCAAGGACCTGACCGTCGGCTACGTCGAGGGCCGGGGCCCGTCCGAAGAGGACCGCAAGGTGCTGACCGACCTGGGCGTGAAGCTCGTTCCGATCGAACTGCCGCAGGCGAGCGCGAACCGGATCGTGAGCATGATCCTCGACGTGGAGGCCGCCGCGGCGTTCGACGACATCACGCGGGCGGACGTGAAGGAGGGCCTCGGGTTCTGGCCGGCGACGTTCCGCCGCGGCCGGTTCGTGTCGGCGGTCGACTACCTGAAGGCCCAGCGCGCCCGCACGCTGCTGATGCGCGAAATGGCGAAGGCGACCGAGAAGGTGGATCTGTACGTCGGGGGCAACGACCTCGCGATCACGAACCTGACCGGCCACCCGACGGTGTGCCTGCCGAACGGCTTCAACAAGACCGGAGCGCCCACCTCACTCACCTTCACCGGCCACCTGTTCGGCGAAAGCACCCTCCTGGCGGTGGCGAAGGCGTACCAGGACGCCACCGGCCACCACCTCAAGCGCCCGCCGCAAGAGACGTGGGTCGTGGAGAAGAAGGCCGACAAAAAGGAGTGA